ACTGCGGATGTGGACGACGGGGTGGTCGGACTGGCCATCATCTCCCATCCCGACGACGGCTCCCATGCCAGCGCCGAGGAGATCCTCGACGAGGTCGGCAGCAGGCTGAAAGAGCTTCTCGACGCCCATTCCATCGGCCCGGCCGCCACCTGCCCCGGGTGATTTGGTGTCCGCATGTGGCGTCTGTTAGGGTTATCGGCACTACCACCCGCGCGCCTTCTCCAGGGGCTCGGGCCACAAGCGGAGATCATCCCACCTCATGCCGCCGGTTCAGCCGGTTGGATACAGGTCAAGAGTAGGGCAGCAGGTCTTTCATGGCCCGCGTGTCCTATTTGTGCGAGATCTCCCGCCGTCGGTTCATCCGGCAGGCGGGATTTTGTCGTGGGGGAGAGGTCCTTGCAGGTGGCGCGGTATGTATCACGTATCCAGCTACTTTGAGGAGTCACACATCAGCGCTGAAGCTCGCATTAATGAGCGTATCCGAGTTCCCGAGGTCCGCCTTGTCGGCCCAGGCGGTGAGCAGGTGGGAATCGTCCGTACGGATGATGCCCGCAAGCTCGCATACGAGGCAGATCTCGACCTGGTTGAGGTCGCCCCGGAAGCTAAGCCGCCGGTCGCCAAGATCATGGACTACGGAAAGTTCAAGTACGAGCAGGCCCAGAAGGCCCGCGAGTCTCGCAAGAACCAGCAGCAGACTGTGGTCAAGGAGCAGAAGTTCCGCCCCAAGATCGACATTCATGACTACGAGACCAAAAAGGGCAACGTGATCCGCTTCCTGGAGAAGGGGTCCAAGGTCAAGGTGACCATCATGTTCCGCGGTCGCGAGCAGTCCCGACCGGAGCTGGGTTACCGGCTCCTGGAGCGACTGGCCTCCGAAGTCGCTGAGTACGGTGTCGTCGAGACCCGCGCGAAGCAGGACGGCCGCAACATGACCATGGTCCTGGGGCCTGTCCGCAAGGGCAAGAAGTAGAAACCGTCAACCGGGATTTAAGGACTTAATTCTCATGAAGCAGAAGACCCACAAGGGCACCGCCAAGCGCATTAAGATCACCGGGTCCGGCAAGTTGCGTCGCGAGCAGGCCGGCCGTCGCCACCTCCTCGAGGGCAAGGCCTCCACCCGCACCCGTCGCCTGAAGGGCACCGTCGACGTGGCCCCGGCCGACGTCAAGCGCATGAAGCGCCTCCTCGGCAAGGCCTGATTCAGGCCGCCTGAAACCCCCACACATCTCAAAGCAGTTAAGGAAGTAACAACGTGGCACGTGTCAAGCGGTCCGTCAATGCCAAGAAGAAGCGTCGCGCAATTCTGAAGTCCGCCAAGGGCTACCGCGGCCAGCGCTCCCGCCTTTACCGTAAGGCCAAGGAGCAGTGGCTGCACTCCATGACCTACGCCTACCGCGATCGTCGCGCGCGTAAGTCCGAGTTCCGCAAGCTGTGGATCCAGCGCATCAACGCTGGCGCCCGCATGAACGACATCACCTACAACCGTCTCATCCACGGCCTGCGCCTGGCTGAGATCGATGTCGACCGTAAGATCCTCGCCGAGCTCGCCGTCAGCGACTTCGCCGCTTTCTCCGTACTGTGCGAGGCCGCCAAGGCAGCCCTGCCGGAGGATGTCAACGCTCCGCGGGTCGCCGCTTAAGTTCCGGCCCTGTCAGTCACGGCCCCTGCCTGTGTCCCCCAACGGGGACATGGGCAGGGGCCTTCGTGATGCCGGAGCACAGTAGTTCGAAAACCGACACCGTGTGTCGTGCCCTGAGGTTAGAGTCAGGACATTCCGCGGGCGCCGCCCCAGCCAATCACCAGGAGATCCGCCATGTCCATGCCTTTCGACCAGAACCAGTACGGCCATCAGGGCCACTACGACAAGGACGGTCTGCCTGTCGCTCCTCCGACCTACCTGGGCGAGCAGCGTCCCGCCCCGCACACACCGATGTATGTCGCCCTTCCGCAGGTGGCCCAGCAGAAGTCCTGGGTGGTGGCGGTGCTGCTGGCCTTCTTCCTGGGCACCCTGGGCGTGCACAACTTCTACCTCGGCAACACCGGCCGGGGAGTGGCCCAGCTTTCCCTGACGGTACTGGGATGGGTGACCGCCATCATCATCATCGGCTTCTTCTTCCTGGCCATCGTCGGACTGTGGGCTCTCATCGACTTCGTCCTCATCCTCCTGCGTTCCGGTTCGATGAGCACGGACTCCCGCGGAGTGCCGCTGAACTGATCGCCGGGCCTCAACCGGAGCGACGCGATCGGGGTCGTGCAGCGATCCTTTCTCCCGACCCCCCGTCACCGTTGTGGTGGCGGGGGGTTTCGTCGTCGGCTCCGTCCTGTGGGGTCGAGCGGTCTCGGCAACACGCCGACTTCACCACCATGACTTCACTGCTCCACACCCCGAAATCACGGTGCTGTCCGGTGATGCGATGTCGGGGAGAAAGGGCACGCGCCGAGGCATACGCAGGTCACTGCTAGCGTTAGGCCCATGACTCTGGATTTCTCGGACCCTTTCACCGAACGCACACCCCGTATCGTCGAGGCCGCCAAACTGCACCGTCCGGCGGCGCGGAAGAAGGCCAACCGGTTCATCGTGGAGGGGGAGAACGCGGTGGAGGCCGCAGTGGCCACCGGCGCGGCACGCGACGTGTTCGTCACCGAGCAGGCCGCGGCGCGGTACGCGGAAATCCTCATCACCTGCGGCCACATGGGGGTCTACGTCCACCCCATCACCGACAAGGCGGCGAAGTCGCTCTCAGACACCGTGACCACCACGGGACTGTTCGCCGTGTGCGAGCCGGTGCTGTGGACGGCCGGCAAGGCGCTGCGGGGTCGACCGAAGCTGGTGTCGGTGCCGGTGGAGACATCGGAGCCGGGCAACGCCGGCATGCTCATCCGGGTGTCCGACGCGATGGGGGCGGACGCCGTGATCTTCGCCGGCGAGTCGGTGGACCCGCAGTCGAGCAAGGCCGCGCGTGCCTCCGCCGGGTCGCTCTTCCACCTGCCGGTCGCCAGGCACCCCAACGTCAAGGACGTCCTCGGCCAGCTGCGGGCAGCCGGCCTGCAGATCCTGGCCACCTCGGCCGACGGTGAGGTGGAGCTGGAAGAGGCAGGGGAACTGCTGGCGAAGCCCACCGCGTGGCTGTTCGGCAACGAGGCCCACGGGTTGGGGAAGGACCTGCTGGCGCAGGCGGATCACCGCGTGCGCATTCCCATCCGCGGTCAGGCGGAGTCCCTCAACCTGGCCACGGCGGCGTCGATCTGCCTGTATGAGTCGGCCCAGGCCCAGGCGCGTGCCCGCAGCTGACACGGGTATGCTGTACAGGTCTGAAATGTAGCGTCAACCAGAAGAAGGGTTCGGGTAAGGCCACGTGTCTGAGACTCCTGAAATTGAACTGACCGAGGCGGGGCTGAACGCCGCCGCCGAGACGGCGATCGCCGCCTTCGACGCCGCCCCGGATCTCGAGTCACTCGCCGTCGCCCGCCGCGACCACCTGGGCGATGATGCGCCGATCCCGCAGGCACGCCGTGCGCTGGGCACTCTGCCCAAGGACCAGCGCAAGGAGGCGGGCCGACTGGTGAACATGGCCCGCGGGCGCGTGGAGAAGCACTTCGCCGAGGTCCATGAGGCTCTGGAGATCCGGCAGCGCGCGGAGCAGCTGGTGGCCGAGAAGGTCGACGTCACCGTGCCGACGACCCGCGGGCAGATCGGTGCGCTGCACCCGATCACCTCGCTGATGGAGACCATCTCCGACATCTTCCTCGGGATGGGCTGGGAGATCGAGGAGGGCCCGGAGGTGGAGGCCGAGTACTTCAACTTCGACGCCCTGAACTTCCTGCCGGACCACCCGGCGCGCACCCTGCAGGACACCTTCCACGTCGGTGCGGAGGATTCCCTCCAGGTCCTGCGCACCCACACCTCGCCGGTGCAGATCCGTTCCATGTTCGACCGCGACGTGCCGCTCTACATCGCGTGCCCGGGCCGTGTGTTCCGCACCGATGAGCTCGACGCCACCCACACCCCGGTGTTCCATCAGGTCGAGGGGTTGGCGGTGGACAAGGGCCTGACCATGGCACATCTGCGCGGCACCCTGGATCACCTGGCCAAGACGCTGTTCGGCCCGGAGACGAAGACCCGCATGCGGGCGAACTTCTTCCCCTTCACCGAACCCTCGGCCGAGGTCGACGTGTGGTTCCCGAACAAGAAGGGCGGCGCCGGCTGGATCGAGTGGGGTGGATGCGGCATGGTTCACCCGAACGTGCTCAAGGCCGTGGGCGTTGACCCGGAGGTCTACACCGGTTTCGCGTTCGGCATGGGCCTGGAGCGCACACTGCAGTTCCGCAACGGCCTGTCCGACATGCGCGACATGGTGGAGGGCGACGTCCGCTTCACCCTGCCTTTCGGCATCCAGAAGTAACCCCCAGTTCCTGCAAATCAAGGAGAATTCAGCATGCTCATCGCACAGAACTGGGTGACCGGACTGCTGCGTCACGCAAACCCGGACTTCCGAGTCACGCCGGAGGAGCTCGACGCGGGCTACGTCCGCGTCGGTTTCGAGACGGAGGGTTACGAGTCCATCCCCGAGACCACCGGACCGCTGGTCATCGGTGTGGTCAAGGAGATCACGGAGCTCACGGAGTTCAAGAAGCCCATCCGCTACTGCCTGGTCGACGTAGGCGACGCCAACGGCACCGGCGAGCTGCAGGGCATCGTCTGCGGCGCCCGCAACTTCGTCGAGGGCGACACCGTCGTCGTGTCCCTGCCCGGCGCGGTCCTGCCGGGTGGTTTCGAGATCGCGGCACGTGAGACCTACGGCCACGTCTCCAACGGCATGATCTGTTCCGCCTCCGAACTGGGCTTCACGGATAAGCAGAACGCGGGCATCATCACCCTGGACCCGACCTCGGGCAGGCCCGGCGAGGACGCCCGTGAAATCCTCGGTCTGGGCGACACCGTCTTCGACGTCAACGTCACCCCGGACCGCGGTTACGCGTTGTCCGCCCGCGGCCTGGCCCGCGAGCTGGCCTCCGCCTTCGCCCTGGAGTACGCGGACGTCGCACAGGATCCGACCGTCGCCGGTCTCGACGTCTCCGCTGTCCCTGCCCCCGCCGCGGAGCTGCTGGACATCGATGTCCGCCCGGAGACGAAGACCGTCCGTTTCGGTCTGCGCAAGGTCACCGGCATCGATCCGGAGGTTGAGTCCCCGCTGTGGCTGCAGCGTGAGCTCATGCTCTCGGGCCAGCGTCCGGTCAACGCCGCCACGGACGTGACCAACTACCTCATGCTGCTGCTCGGCCAGCCGATGCACGCCTTCGACGCCGCCCGCATCACCGGTGGGCTGACCATCCGCAACGCCTCCGAGGGCGAGAAGTTCGAGACTCTCGACCACGTGGTGCGGGACCTGGACGCCGAGGACGTCGTCATCTGCGACGGCACCGGCATCCAGTCCTTGGCCGGTGTCATGGGCGGCACCCTCTCGGAGATCGCCGACGACACCACCGACGTCTACTTCGAGGCCGCCACCTGGGACCCGAAGACCGTGGCGCGCACCTCGCGCCGGCACAAGCTCAGCTCGGAGGCCTCCCGTCGTTTCGAACGCGGCGTCGACCCGGCGATCGTCGAGGTCGCCCTGGACATGGCGTGTGCCCTGCTCGTCGAGATCGCCGGCGGCGTCGTCAGCGCCGAGCGCACCATCGTCGGTGACGTCCCGGCCATGCCGACCATCACCATGAGCGTGAACCACCCCTCGGAGCTCGCCGGAGTCGAGTACACCCGCGAGACCGTGATCGCCCGTCTCGAGGAGGTCGGCTGCACGGTCGAGGTGTCCGAGTGCGGCGGCAAGCTCGAGGTCACCCCGCCGACCTGGCGTCCGGATCTGGGCATCCCCGCC
This sequence is a window from Corynebacterium comes. Protein-coding genes within it:
- the infC gene encoding translation initiation factor IF-3, whose amino-acid sequence is MYHVSSYFEESHISAEARINERIRVPEVRLVGPGGEQVGIVRTDDARKLAYEADLDLVEVAPEAKPPVAKIMDYGKFKYEQAQKARESRKNQQQTVVKEQKFRPKIDIHDYETKKGNVIRFLEKGSKVKVTIMFRGREQSRPELGYRLLERLASEVAEYGVVETRAKQDGRNMTMVLGPVRKGKK
- the rpmI gene encoding 50S ribosomal protein L35, with protein sequence MKQKTHKGTAKRIKITGSGKLRREQAGRRHLLEGKASTRTRRLKGTVDVAPADVKRMKRLLGKA
- the rplT gene encoding 50S ribosomal protein L20 — its product is MARVKRSVNAKKKRRAILKSAKGYRGQRSRLYRKAKEQWLHSMTYAYRDRRARKSEFRKLWIQRINAGARMNDITYNRLIHGLRLAEIDVDRKILAELAVSDFAAFSVLCEAAKAALPEDVNAPRVAA
- a CDS encoding TM2 domain-containing protein; its protein translation is MSMPFDQNQYGHQGHYDKDGLPVAPPTYLGEQRPAPHTPMYVALPQVAQQKSWVVAVLLAFFLGTLGVHNFYLGNTGRGVAQLSLTVLGWVTAIIIIGFFFLAIVGLWALIDFVLILLRSGSMSTDSRGVPLN
- a CDS encoding TrmH family RNA methyltransferase, encoding MTLDFSDPFTERTPRIVEAAKLHRPAARKKANRFIVEGENAVEAAVATGAARDVFVTEQAAARYAEILITCGHMGVYVHPITDKAAKSLSDTVTTTGLFAVCEPVLWTAGKALRGRPKLVSVPVETSEPGNAGMLIRVSDAMGADAVIFAGESVDPQSSKAARASAGSLFHLPVARHPNVKDVLGQLRAAGLQILATSADGEVELEEAGELLAKPTAWLFGNEAHGLGKDLLAQADHRVRIPIRGQAESLNLATAASICLYESAQAQARARS
- the pheS gene encoding phenylalanine--tRNA ligase subunit alpha, yielding MSETPEIELTEAGLNAAAETAIAAFDAAPDLESLAVARRDHLGDDAPIPQARRALGTLPKDQRKEAGRLVNMARGRVEKHFAEVHEALEIRQRAEQLVAEKVDVTVPTTRGQIGALHPITSLMETISDIFLGMGWEIEEGPEVEAEYFNFDALNFLPDHPARTLQDTFHVGAEDSLQVLRTHTSPVQIRSMFDRDVPLYIACPGRVFRTDELDATHTPVFHQVEGLAVDKGLTMAHLRGTLDHLAKTLFGPETKTRMRANFFPFTEPSAEVDVWFPNKKGGAGWIEWGGCGMVHPNVLKAVGVDPEVYTGFAFGMGLERTLQFRNGLSDMRDMVEGDVRFTLPFGIQK
- the pheT gene encoding phenylalanine--tRNA ligase subunit beta gives rise to the protein MLIAQNWVTGLLRHANPDFRVTPEELDAGYVRVGFETEGYESIPETTGPLVIGVVKEITELTEFKKPIRYCLVDVGDANGTGELQGIVCGARNFVEGDTVVVSLPGAVLPGGFEIAARETYGHVSNGMICSASELGFTDKQNAGIITLDPTSGRPGEDAREILGLGDTVFDVNVTPDRGYALSARGLARELASAFALEYADVAQDPTVAGLDVSAVPAPAAELLDIDVRPETKTVRFGLRKVTGIDPEVESPLWLQRELMLSGQRPVNAATDVTNYLMLLLGQPMHAFDAARITGGLTIRNASEGEKFETLDHVVRDLDAEDVVICDGTGIQSLAGVMGGTLSEIADDTTDVYFEAATWDPKTVARTSRRHKLSSEASRRFERGVDPAIVEVALDMACALLVEIAGGVVSAERTIVGDVPAMPTITMSVNHPSELAGVEYTRETVIARLEEVGCTVEVSECGGKLEVTPPTWRPDLGIPADLVEEVLRLEGLEDIPLVLPTPVGGRGLSPAQRRRRAVGHALAYNGYAEILPSPFISNDTFDVWGLAADDERRNAVKVQNPLEFDRAILGTTLLPTMLDAVVRNVARGRRDVALFGLQQVSFARAERSPMPSVASRPSDGTLTELVESLPYQPLHVATVATGNLEYEGPWGQGRAYTWADAIESARVVARAADVELDVESAGELPWHPGRCAALLIDGRVVGHAGELHPQVLEALGLPERTCAMELDLTALPLRENFPAPVLSSYPGLHQDIALVVDEDVPAEQVRRIVEEGAGQLLEAVELFDVYRSEQLGEGRKSLAFSLLFRATDRTLTDEEANEHRLAAAELARERVGAQMRA